The Pukyongia salina genome segment TCACGGTAAACGGGGATACTAATTTAAACAGTTCACTTAGTGTTAATAATAGTAGTCCCGCAGACTTGTCTGGTACCCTGAATGTAGATGGTGCGACAACTCTGGGAAGTAGTCTGCAGGTATCCGGACAAACCAATTTGGAAGATCTTTTAAATGTAAATAATCAAAGTCCTACAAATCTGTCTGGAAGTTTAACGGTAGATCTCCCAACCAATTTAAACAGCAGTCTGTCTGTAAATAACGGCGCGCCTACTTTTCTTTCCGGTACGCTTGAAGTATTAGGCGCTATAACTCTCAACAACAACTTAACCGTAAACGGAGTTACCAATTTAAATGATGCGTTATTTGTAAACAACGGAAGTTCCACGTTTTTATCGGGAGATCTTACTGTTACGCAAGCAACCTCGCTGGATGGCACTTTACTGGTGGAAGGAGCGTCCACCCTTAACTCGAATACTACGGTTGCCAATGCATCTCCAACCTTACTTACAGGTACGCTGGAAGTAGATATGCCAACTACCTTGAACAATACCCTGGACGTAACAAATGGAAGTGCAACCAATTTATCCGGTGTGCTGAACGTGGATGGAGAAACAACGTTGAAGAATAATGTTGAGGTGGCTAATCAAAGTGAAACACTCTTAACAGGCTTGTTGATGGTGGATGGAGAAACTACTTTAAATAATTCACTCGAAGTAACCGGCGGAAATAAGACCGAGCTTACAGGGGAGTTGGTGGTTGATGGGGTAACTTCTCTACAATCTGAACTGAAAGTTTTGAACCAGAGCGAAACTAATTTAAGTGGAGCGTTGAATGTTACAGGCGCGGCCAACTTTAGTGATATGGTAACAATTGCCGGTGAAACAACAATCAATAACAACCTCACAGTTACCGGTACGGCTTCGCTAGGAAGTATTTCTACCGAAACGATCGCCGTGGAAAGTAATAACCCCAATTATGTGGCGACCTTTACCAATACCAACGCCGGTACGGGAGATGGGATACTTATAAAACTAGGAAGGAACCACGGTTTAAATGGGATAGCACCGCTGCCAAATCCTTTGGTTGAAAACGGAGGAAATCCATTATACGCTCAGGCGATCGCTCTAATGAAGACACAGTTATCTAATCCGGGTAGCATCACACCTTCCGAGATCATTAGTGGCTTTGGTAGTAACGTTAACAATCTTAGGTCTGGTGCTGTGATCGCAGTAAACGATTTCGTTTTCAACCAGATCAACTCAACCTACGGGATCGCACCAGGAGCGGGAAATGGGAAAACTTTGCCCATTGTTACTTTCCCTTCCACCAACATACTACAAGGGGCAAATATCTTTGCAGGGGTTACCATACCTTTTGTGAACATAACTATTCCTAGAATAGATCTTCCCAGCATAAGCGTATTGCCGCAAAAAGCCGGATTACCTCCCGGGGTACTAAATCCTCCAATTCCGGACTTTATTCCGGGTCTGCCCATTTCGAATAATAATGGTGGGTTACCGCCGGTAGAAATCCCATTTATCCCGATAACCGATGTGCCAATTTCACTTTCGAAGCAGAATGTGTACGTTTCTTTCAGGGATCAAAACGATCTTATAACCGGGGAAATAAGGGGGCAATCCATAAGCGATTTCTACGCCTCTACCATTTGTGACCCTGTTTACCTTATCAATGTACTTTCCTCATTTGTTGGGGTCGATCTGCTGGACGGACTTACTGCCGGAGCGGTTGAGATTACAAATCTTATCGATGCTTTTAATAAGATAGGAGTTGAGTACACTTCTGGGAATGGCGATTACGCCGAGTGGCTCGAGAGAATTAATCCCGCCGAATATTTAACCGCAGGAGATATAGTGGCAGTAAAGGGAGGAAAGATCACCAAAGATCTCACCGATCTTGAACAGATTATGGTGGTATCGCACCGGCCGATCATTCTTGGGAATGTGCCGGAAGAAGGAAAAGAAGGCCTTGGAAACAACGTGGCTTTTATGGGGCAGGTGCCAGTTAAAGTGATGGGGCCTGTTCATACCGGAGACTTTATAGTTGCGCACCCGGAACTTTCGGGATACGGTGTAGCTATCGCACTAAAAGATATGACAGCCGATGATTTTGTGAAGGCCGTAGGCCGTTCGTGGGAGGAAAATCTCAAAGAAGGTCCTAAAATGGTGAATACCGTGGTAGGAGTCCACAATGGAGATTGGGCAAATATCATGAAAAAACTGGAGGCCAAACAGCGAAATTACGAGCAAAAATTCAAGGCGATCGAAGCGCAGGTAAATATGCTGGAAGACAAAGCAGATGCTTTGCTATTAGAATCTAATAAGTAAAATAACAGCCATGAAAAGAATTCTATTCTTAATGTTAATTTTCTCAGGATTTACGGCTATGTCTCAAACAGACGGGCTCGTTTACCAGGCGGTTATTTTAGATCCTGAAGCACAACAGATCCCGGGTGCAGATATCACCGGTAACGTTTTACCCAATACAGATTTGCTAATTCGATTCACCATTAGCAGTGAAACAAGTAATATAGATTACCGGGAAATTCAGGAAGCGAGAACAGACAAATACGGTATGATAAAGGTGATCATCGGTCAAGGGGAGGCGGTAATGGGCGATTTCAACGAGATCGATTGGGATGGCAATGAAAAGAACCTTTCGGTAGATATTAATCTCGATGGGAGCTACACTGCTTTAAGTAATCAACAACTACTGTTTATACCATACTCATATCATCGAAATATTACCGCTACAGGTTCTATGCAGATCGATGATGAAGTAAAATTTAAAAGTGATCTAACCGTAGATGGGACCACAAACTTAAATGGTAAACTGGGGGTGCATAACGGAAGTCCGGTTTCACTTAGCGGAACAATGGAAGTAGGTCTGGCAACCACCCTGCAGGACAGCTTGTTGGTTAACCAGACTTCTGCGACAAATTTGGGTGGAACCTTAAGAGTTGATAAGGAAACTCAGTTAAATTCCACTCTCGAAGTTGGGGAGGACTCAAAACTTAAGAGTACGCTTGATGTAGTGGATGCCACCGTATTGAATGATCTCAAAGTGACCGGCCAGAACCCTACGCTGTTCACAGGTACTTTAACAGTAGATGGAACAAGTAATTTTAATAGTGCGGTTAACATCAACAACGGAAATCCCCTAAATCTTTCGGGCGATCTTACTGTAGACGGCGAAGTACTTTTTAATGATGATCTAACAGTTGAAGGTGACACCAACCTCAATAGTTCGCTTTCGGTAAACAATACCAGTCCGGTTAATTTAAGCGGAACACTTAACACAAGTGGGCAAACCACGTTAAACGATATACTCCTGGTAAACGGAGAGACCAATTTGGATAATTTGCTCAATGTAAACAACGCAAGCCCAACTTACCTATCGGGAACACTAACCGTAGGGCTTTCCACAAATTTGAACGATGCATTGAACGTAAATTTTGAGAATCCCACCTTGCTTACAGGCTCACTGAATGTGAATGGAGAAATAGATTTTGGACAGGAATTAACCGTAAACGGAATCACCAATCTATTTGGCGATCTTTTTGTAAATAATGCAAGTATGACCGCATTATCCGGTAACCTGAATGTAGATGGGGCTACTCAGCTTCTTGGCACTATGGAAGTGGCAGATAACACCGTCTTTAATAATAACTTGACCGTGGCAAACCAATCGGCGATGTTCCTTAGTGGAACCTTAGAAGTTGATGGAGCCACCAGCCTGAATAATTCCCTGGATGTATTGAACATGAGCGAAACCAACCTCAATGGCACCTTGGGAGTAGATGGTTTAACCACCTTTATGGGCAATACAACCGTTGCTAATTCGGCGAACACGCTATTTACGGGAACCTTGAATGTAGACGGGCAGGCCTATATAAACAATATGCTTTTTGTAACTAATGCAAGTGATACTCACCTTACGGGATTGATAAATGTTGATGGCGTTACAAAACTGAACAACACCTTAAATGTTCAAAACAGCAGTGATAGTGATCTATCGGGAATACTGGATGTAACAGGAGCGGCCACATTCAATAATATAGTGGGCATAGCCGGATTTACTAATATTCAGAATAATTTAACCGTAACCGGACTTTCCGATATTAATACATTGCAAGCGGGATCTATCGCGATATCTGGAGATGCTACAGGGTTCCTTGCCAGTTTTAGCAACACCAATGATATAGACAATGGCGATGGTATTAAAATTACCCTTGGGAATAATCACGGGCGTTTTCTCAATGGAAATCTCATAAAGATCGATCAAACCTTGATTAGTAACGATCCAGGGGCACAAAATCCTCCTCCGGCTACAGATCCAACCTATGTAGCTGCCTTTAATTCCATTAAACAGAAGTTCATGAACAATGTCCCTCAGTTTACTGTGAATGATGTTATTGCCTTTTTACCTACGTTCAGAAATTACTCTATAGCCAATATCAATAATCTGGTATTACAGGAGATCAATACGCAGTTCAACCTGCCAAAGACCTTACCTTCAATTACTTCACCAAGTTATCTGGTGGATCAGTTTCCGGCACCAGGTACACCACAGATTCCATTGCCATTTGTTGCCTTTCCTGGTATAAATGGAATTTGTTCCGGGCAGTCTTGTTTTAGTGTATGTATTCCTCTGGCTGGCTGTGTAACGGTGTGTATCCCACCGGTAAATGTTTGTGTGCCGGACATCCCGCCGCTGATCATTCCGGAGTTAACGGTCCCGGGCTTAACATTACAGCCAACGATCCCTAACTTTATGCCGTCTCTACCCTTCCTGCCCGAACCAACAATACCTGTGGTAGAAATTCCTAATATTCCTACGGTGAATATTAGCAGCACGCTTAGTTCCGAAAATAACTATTTCACTTTCCAGGATGTGAACGGAACTCAGACCGGTGCGGTAAGAGCGCAATCTTTGGAAGATTTTGCCAATAACACAGTGTTGGATGATATTTATGTGTTCAATGTTGCCAGTAATTTTATTGGGATAGATCTTGCCGACGGAATTTCCAGCGGAGCCTCGGCCATGGTTTCACTTATAAGCGAGTTTAACAAGTTAGGGGTGGAATTTGCTTCGGGTAACGGGGATTATTCAGAATGGTTGGAGAGAATAAATAAAGACGAATATTTAAATGCCGGAGACATAGTGGCGGTAAAAGGAGGAAAGATCACTAAAGATCTGAAGGATTACGAGCAGTTAATGATCGTGTCTCATCGCCCGATAGTGTTGGGGAACACCCCTGAAAAGGGAAAAGAACACTTGGGGAATACGGTGGCTTTTATTGGCCAGGTTCCGGCAAAGGTAATGGGACCCGTTAGTAAAGGAGACTATATAGTGGCGAAGAGTAAATTTGATGGCTACGGGATCGCAGTGCATCCATCTGAAATGACCACGGAAGATTTTCTGATGGTCGTTGGCCGATCCTGGGATGAAAATCTGCATCAGGGACCAAAGATGGTCAATACAGTGGTGGGACTTCAGAACGGAGATTTCAGTAATAGGGTAAATCTATTTCAGAAGCAACAAAAACAAATGGACAATGCGATCGAAACCCTGGAATCCAGATTGGAACGCATTAGCGCGAATTTAAAACTTTCAGAAAAAAACAATAAGGATTATGCAAGTAAGGATTAGAACAACGTATTTATGGCTGTTTTCGCTTCTTTTTTTCTTCGGAAATGGTATTTCTCAGGAAACAGAGGGAGACTATACATTTACCGAAGCTCAACTGGCAATGCTGAAAAAGCAGGAGGTGGAAATTAACGCCTGGGTTGAAGAATTACAGACCCCCGGAGTACGTATTGAAGGCTCCACCATGGTCTTCAGTAATGAAGCGCAGAAACTAATAAAGGATGAGGCCTACCGTGCAAGTTGTTACGCAGAAGCGGGCTATACTTTCAGGGATGTACAGCTTAGCCTTACGGCTAATGAGATTCAGAAAGCTTTCTGGCAAATGATCAATCTCTATCCGTCTCATAAGGAGGAAGTATTGAAATATATTTACGCCTACGACAATGTATTTGAAACAGATAAAGTGGTGACTGCAGCATTTTACACCTATGGATTTTTCGATCCTGCCATAACTAAAATTGAAAAAGGGAGACCTGATGTATACAGGCCGGATCTGTTTGAAGGTCACTTGAAGAGTACACGCGAAATTGTTTCCTACATTCTATATTTCAGAAAACAGAATTCCACTAAACAAATGTAAATCGGGCCTAATTAACTAACCAGGCTTATCCCCGGTATTGCTGTAAAGCGATCCGGGGTTTGTTTTTTAATATCCGAAATCCTCCTTGATCTTATCTGCCTTATCCAGCATAAGATCTACCGTAATGAAGTCCACTTCTTCCTTGTCGAATGCTCCCTGGAAGGTACGCATGGCTTTTTTGGGTTCTCCGGTCTCTTCATAAAATCTTGCCATGTAATAATCTCCCAGCACGGTATCCGGATATTGCCGTTGTGCTAGGGAGGCGATTTCCCTGAGAGATTCCCATTGTTTTTTCTTTTCTGCGGCAGTAGCAGTAGCAATGAAGTCGTTAATTCGAATAGGATTTGTGAGTCCGAAAAGATCTTCGATAGTCTTATACTTGTCCATGAGGTAGGTGTGCACCGGAGTTTCCAGTTTCATCACTACATCTGTAAATTCTTGCTTACTAATTGGTCTGTACACCGAGAATATTTTCTCCATTGCCGAAGGTATGGCTCTTGCAACCAGCGAATAATGGGTTGCGCCCTCAAAATTATCATAATAATACTTGAAGGTGTCAGACTCGAGGGGTTTCAAGGATTTATTGAGGTTTTCAGAGATCTCCATCAGGTCCTTGATATCATCTGTACCAGTAGCCAGGTAATAGAAGATCTTCGATTCCACAGAGGGGATCCTTTGTGGTAATCTTTCGTCCATCATGGGAGCGAGATCGGGACTAAGGTTAATGTAGCCATTAAACAGGGGTGGGTCCTTAAAAAGGTAGTAATTAATGAAGTTTGCAGTGAAATCATGTCCAACGGCTATCACAAATTTAGCGGTTCGGTAATTTTCGTCTATATAAGGGATGAGTTCCAGGCCAAGAAACTCGAAAAAATCTGCCCCCTGGTCGGCAGGCATGAAGTTAGTATCGTCATAGCTACAATCGTCATAACGACTTTCTCCCTGCATCACCCCAACAACGATAGATTCGGGCATATCCTCCCAATATCCAAAATAATCTACATTCCCGGCAACCGGTTCGAACAAGTAGTTTGCATCCAGAACAACTACGATGGGATACACCTTATCGGTATTGGTTTCGTAGTCGCGCGGCAATTGGATTTTCAGGCGGCGGGGAGCATCCAGTTTATACGAATTGAATTCTTCGTAAATGATCTTAGATTGTCCGAAGGAAGTAAAAACGATCAGGACAGTAACAACCAGCGTAAGTATCTGTTTCATAAGAGGACTTTTTGGAGTTGAAAGATAGTAAATTTTGAAAATGCCGAACAAATTCTTAGATCTTGTTTCGATTGTATAGTGGCAACAGTATAAAGGACAATACTCCGAAGAACAAAATAGAAATTATATTCGATGTCCATACGATAACCCCAAGGGCCAGCCCCACAGATTTTGCTATGCCAAAGATGAGCAAAATACCCATGATTGCTGCCGGGTAGGTGCCAAAACCGCTATTAGTAAAGGCAAATGTGAAACTTCCCACTACAAAAGTGATTATCACGATCCCAGCCGAAATGCCCGAGGTTTCTTCCAGTGCCAGGGTAGCCGTGTAAAAGGCAGCAATGTAAAGCCCCCAGATTATTAGACTGTAGAGGATAAACAAGCCTTTTTTCTTCATTTTCACTATGCTAAACAGTCCTTCTTTTAGGCCGTCAACAAATCCCTTTAATTTCATTGCAAAGGCACCCCTGGAATTTTTCAGATACAGAAGGAAAACAGTTCCAAGGACGGTAAGAGAGCCCAGTGCAATAAGAATCTTTTTTAACGGGATACTCTCGGTGATATAAGAATAAAGTGCATCAAATTGTAGAACTAAGGCTATTATAGTGAAGACCAGTAGCAGTAACAGGTCGATCACCCGTTCGGTAATTATGGTTCCGAAGCCCTTATCGAATGGGACACCTTCATATTTACTAAGTACGACTGCCCGGGAAACCTCACCACTTTTAGGAATAAAGATATTCATGAGATAGGCCACCGAAACGGCCATAAAATTATTTGCGATCCTGGGATGATATCCCAAAGGTTCGAGCATAAAGTTCCAACGGTAGGCACGAAGCAGATGACTTAAAACGCTCAGGAAAACGGAAAGGGCAACTATCCAGTAATTTGCCTCCTCAAAATGCCTGTAAGTTTGTTTAAGTTGCTCGGGTGTAAACAGATTGTATACGTACCAGATGAGGAAAATACCCAACCCAAGAGGGATGGCGATCTGCAGGAATTTTGAAAGGGATTTATTCAAGTTATACGAGTAAATTGTTCTCCTCGTTTGGGAAAACAAGTGCTGGTTTGAACTTTTTGGCCTCCTCAACACTCATAATGGCATAGGTGATTAGAATAAGTACATCGCCGGGGGCAACTTTACGCGCTGCAGCACCATTGAGTGTTATTTCGCCGCTGTTCCGCTGGCCAGGTATAGCATAGGTTTCAAGTCGTTCACCATTGTTGTTGTTGACGATCTGAATTTTTTCTCCTTCCACAATATTCGCAGCATCCATAAGATCTTCATCTATGGTAATACTACCAATATAATTAAGGTCGGCACCAGTGACTTTAACTCTGTGAATTTTGGATTTTACTACATGTATTTGCATGCTGCAAAGATACTAATTATGATTTTAGAAAAATAAATTATGAAATCGGAAATTCTTCAGATCGATATAATCTCTGCGAATCAGTTTAGGGGAACATTGTCTATTAAACGCACGTTTCCACAATGAACAGCTATAAATGCCCTGTAATTGTTGGCTTTCATTTTGTGTTTCGCGGGTACGAGTGTTTGTTCGTTGGCGATCTCGAAATATTCCAATTTCAAATATTCATTCTGCAAAAACTGTTCCTTTACAAATTCGTTGATCTTTTTTATGGAAGTGGCAGAAAATTTTCTTTTTACTTTCTGAAGCGTTTTAAAGATAAAGGCTGCCTCTTCAAATTCTTTTTCTGAAAGCCTTTTATTTCGCGAACTCATGGCGAGTCCGTTCTTTTCACGTACGATGGGGCAGCCAACGATCTCTACCGGTATTTGTTGCAATTCTACCAGCTTGCGAACGATCTGCAACTGCTGAAAGTCCTTTTCTCCGAAGTATGCTTTGTTGGGCATAACAATTTCAAAAAGGATACTAAGAATGGTGCCAACCCCATCAAAATGTCCCTTTCGTTGTGCCCCTTCCATTTGGTGTTCCAGCCCGTCATATTTAAAGTGCTTCGATGCTACCTTCTCCCCATAGATATCTTCATTGCCAGGTACGTATAAAAGAATATCACCAGACACCTGTTGTAATAACTCCTTGTCGTTGTCAAGTAATCTGGGGTATTTTCTAAGATCTTCCTTATTGTCAAATTGAGTTGGATTTACATATATACTTACCACCACGCTGTCGTTTTCTTTTAGGGCCTTTTCCACGAGGGAGAGATGACCGCGATGTAAGGCTCCCATGGTTGGAACAAAACCAATCTTTTTATTCTGTTTTCTTCGTGGAAGTAGGTCGGATGAAAGCGAATCTTTGTCGGTGTGTACGACCATAGGAATATATTAGAGCCAGTAAAATTAATATATTGACGCCAATCTTCATAAAATTTCGTAATTTTGCGTGTTTTTAAGAGCAACACCAATAAAGCAGCATTTTTCTTGTAATTCCTTATTCGTACACGCTTACGGCATCAATCGTGATCTAAAGTACGGATAACCTGTAGAAAGTGCCATAAACAAAAGAATCAATGATGAAAGATAAGAGAGTCTTGTATGTGTCTTCTGAAGTTATACCTTATTTACCGGAGACCGAGATTTCTTCCATGTCGTTTGAAGCTCCTCGTATTGTGAATAACAATGGAGGTCAAATTCGAATTTTTATGCCGCGATACGGCAATATCAACGAGCGGCGACACCAATTGCACGAGGTTATTCGTCTGTCTGGGATGAATCTCATGATCAACGATCTGGATATGCCGCTAATTATAAAAGTTGCTTCCATTCCGAAGGAACGCATGCAGGTGTATTTTATCGATAATGACGAATATTTCAAAAGAAAGGCTACCTATACCGATGAGGATGGTAATTTCTTTGAAGACAACGATGAGCGTGCTATATTCTTTGCTAAGGGAGTGATAGAAACAGTAAAGAAACTCAACTGGTCACCGGATATCATACATGTACACGGATGGCTGGCTTCTTTCCTGCCATTATATCTTCAGAAATATTATGAGAACGAACCTTTATTCGAAAATAGTAAAATAGTTACCTCGGTATACAATCAGGGCTTCGATGGAACGTTACAGGATAACGTTATGGATAAGATCAGGTTCGACGGAATTGCCGAGGAGCATATTGAACGTTTAAAGGAACCAAATTACGTGAACATGATGAAGATTGCTGTAGATAATTCGGATGCGATCATAGTTGGTTCCGAAGAAATTCCCGAAGAGCTTACCGCTTATCTTAACGATGTCAAAAAACCTGTGTTAAAGTATCATAAAATTGACGAGATAGAATCGGCATATATAGATTTTTACCAGTCTCAGGTATTGGGATAAATACAAGTATTTTTATGAAGATCAAATACACATTGCCAAAAGCATTGGCAATTTTCGCAATAATAATCGCCTTTGCCTCTTGCGAAGAAGACTTTAACACGATTGGGGTCGATATTATTGGCAACGAAACCTTTAAATCTAAATTTACCGATAGCCTATCCGTGCTGGCCTACAGCCGAAAGTTACTTCCTGTACAAACCAACGGGCTGCCGGTGTTTCAATTAGGCGTTTATAACGATCCGGTTTACGGTAAAAGAACGGTGAACTTCCTCAGCCAGGTTACCATGGATGTGAATGAGCCCGATTTCGAGATAAACCCTAGGGCAGATAGCGTGGTACTTTTCCTGCCATTTTTCAGCACCCAGATCACAGACGATAATGATGTAATCACTTACGAACTCGATTCGGTTTACGGAAATTCTCCTATCGATATCAAGATATACGAGTCTAACTTTTTTCTACGGGACTTCGACCCAAATACCGGATTTCAGGAAGCTCAGAAATATTATGCCAATCAGCAGCAATTGTTCGAATCTTTTAAAGGAGAACTTATTCATACCATTGAAGATTTTGTACCCAGCGACGAGCCTTTTAAAGTAAACGATACGATCTCATTCATACCCGGGTTGCGAGCAAAGCTTCCCACCGACTTTTTCCAGGAAAAGATCCTTAATATGAGCGGTTCTATCGAGTTGCTGAACAATAGTAATTTCAGGGATTATTTCCGTGGTTTGTATTTTCAGGTGGAATCTGATACGGATGATGGGAATTTATTTATGATCAACCTGGAGGAGGCCAGTCTTACAGTTTATTATGAATTTCAAACCGAAGGTGGAAATGTAATTGGGACCGGGCAAACCGGGGCAGATCCCGTTGAGCGATTCAACGGGGAATTTGCGATGTCCTTCGACGCCATTAGCGTGAATACATACCAAAATACCTTGCCTGCGGATCTTGCTGAAGAACTTTCGAACCCTAATCTGGATGAAGGAGCCGAAACCCTCTATGTAAGAGGGGGTGATGGTATTATATCGGTGATCGAACTGTTTGGACCCGATCTGGATGATAACGGGGTGGCAGACGAACTTGAAGATCTAAGAAACGAAGGATGGATCATTAATGAGGCAAATCTTATATTTTATGTAGATCAGGATAAAGTGACCGGGGGAGAGCTGGAACCGGAGCGACTTATCATTTACGATTTAAAGAATAGCTCCGTACTTGCAGACTTTACCTTGGATATAACCTCCAATCTCGACCCTGTTGATGCACTAAATGTACATCTTGGTCGCCTGGAACGTGGAAGTGACGACAATGGTAAATATTATAAACTTCGAATCACTAATCACTTGAGTAACCTTATCAACAAGGATTCTACAAACGTACCTTTGGGAGTTATCGTTACACAGAATGTATTGGAAACCGGTTTCCAGGATCTTGAAAATATTCAGGCGCCCGGTATCGAAGAAGTACCTGCCGCAAGTGTGGTATCACATGAGGGCACCGTTTTGCACGGTAACAGATCTAATGATCTTTCGAAAAGATTAAAGCTCCAAATTTATTATACCGAACCTGAATAAACTTAAATTTCTATGTGTGGTATCGTTGGTTATATTGGAAAAAGAGAAGCTTATCCTATCATTATTAACGGCCTGAAACGACTGGAATACCGCGGCTATGACAGTGCCGGGATTGCTTTGTTCGACGGCTCCGAAATTCAACTTTCCAAGACCAAAGGGAAGGTCTCCGATCTCGAAGAACGAATTGGAAGAGAGATCACTACCCATGGTAAATTAGGTATTGGCCATACACGTTGGGCAACCCACGGGGTTCCTAACGATATTAATTCTCACCCTCATTATTCTAACAGCGGGGATCTTGTGATCATTCATAACGGGATCATCGAGAACTACGCTTCCATTAAAAAGGAGTTGGAAAATCGCGGTTATACGTTCAAATCGGATACAGACACAGAAGTACTTGTAAATCTCATTGAGGAGGTTAAAAAGAAGGAGAAGGTAAAACTTGGAAAGGCGGTACAGATCGCTTTAAACCAGGTGGTAGGAGCCTATGCCATCGCATTGTTCGATAGAAAGAAACCGGACGAGATCGTGGTAGCCAAGCTTGGAAGTCCCCTCGCAATTGGAATTGGTGAAGACGAATTTTTTGTTGCCAGCGATGCATCTCCGTTCATCGAATTCACCAATAATGCGATCTATCTTGAGGATGAAGAAATGGCGATCATTCGCCTTGGCAGAGAGGTAAGGGTTCGCAAGATCAAGGACGATAAATTAGTGGCTCCATATATTCAGGAACTGCAATTAAATCTGGAACAGATAGAAAAAGGCGGATACGAGCATTTTATGCTGAAGGAGATATACGAGCAGCCCACGGTTATTAAAGATACCTATAGAGGAAGGCTTTTGGCCGACCAGGGAATTGTAAAACTCGGCGGGCTGGAAGATCATATTGGAAAATTTAAAAATGCCAATCGTATCATTATAGTTGCCTGCGGAACCTCATGGCATGCCGGGCTCGTTGCCGAATATATTTTCGAAGATCTTGCCCGTATCCCTGTGGAGGTAGAATACGCTTCCGAATTTAGATACAGAAATCCTATCATCAATGAAAAAGATGTGGTTATAGCGATTTCTCAAAGTGGTGAAACAGCCGATACACTCGCTGCTATAAAACTCGCAAAACAAAAAGGTGCCTTTGTCTACGGAATATGTAATGTGGTAGGGTCTACCATTTCACGCGAAACGCATAGTGGCACATACACCCACGCAGGACCGGAGATAGGCGTTGCCTCTACCAAGGCATTTACTACCCAGA includes the following:
- a CDS encoding lysylphosphatidylglycerol synthase transmembrane domain-containing protein: MNKSLSKFLQIAIPLGLGIFLIWYVYNLFTPEQLKQTYRHFEEANYWIVALSVFLSVLSHLLRAYRWNFMLEPLGYHPRIANNFMAVSVAYLMNIFIPKSGEVSRAVVLSKYEGVPFDKGFGTIITERVIDLLLLLVFTIIALVLQFDALYSYITESIPLKKILIALGSLTVLGTVFLLYLKNSRGAFAMKLKGFVDGLKEGLFSIVKMKKKGLFILYSLIIWGLYIAAFYTATLALEETSGISAGIVIITFVVGSFTFAFTNSGFGTYPAAIMGILLIFGIAKSVGLALGVIVWTSNIISILFFGVLSFILLPLYNRNKI
- a CDS encoding DUF4270 domain-containing protein, whose product is MKIKYTLPKALAIFAIIIAFASCEEDFNTIGVDIIGNETFKSKFTDSLSVLAYSRKLLPVQTNGLPVFQLGVYNDPVYGKRTVNFLSQVTMDVNEPDFEINPRADSVVLFLPFFSTQITDDNDVITYELDSVYGNSPIDIKIYESNFFLRDFDPNTGFQEAQKYYANQQQLFESFKGELIHTIEDFVPSDEPFKVNDTISFIPGLRAKLPTDFFQEKILNMSGSIELLNNSNFRDYFRGLYFQVESDTDDGNLFMINLEEASLTVYYEFQTEGGNVIGTGQTGADPVERFNGEFAMSFDAISVNTYQNTLPADLAEELSNPNLDEGAETLYVRGGDGIISVIELFGPDLDDNGVADELEDLRNEGWIINEANLIFYVDQDKVTGGELEPERLIIYDLKNSSVLADFTLDITSNLDPVDALNVHLGRLERGSDDNGKYYKLRITNHLSNLINKDSTNVPLGVIVTQNVLETGFQDLENIQAPGIEEVPAASVVSHEGTVLHGNRSNDLSKRLKLQIYYTEPE
- the panC gene encoding pantoate--beta-alanine ligase, which codes for MVVHTDKDSLSSDLLPRRKQNKKIGFVPTMGALHRGHLSLVEKALKENDSVVVSIYVNPTQFDNKEDLRKYPRLLDNDKELLQQVSGDILLYVPGNEDIYGEKVASKHFKYDGLEHQMEGAQRKGHFDGVGTILSILFEIVMPNKAYFGEKDFQQLQIVRKLVELQQIPVEIVGCPIVREKNGLAMSSRNKRLSEKEFEEAAFIFKTLQKVKRKFSATSIKKINEFVKEQFLQNEYLKLEYFEIANEQTLVPAKHKMKANNYRAFIAVHCGNVRLIDNVPLN
- a CDS encoding glycogen/starch synthase; translated protein: MKDKRVLYVSSEVIPYLPETEISSMSFEAPRIVNNNGGQIRIFMPRYGNINERRHQLHEVIRLSGMNLMINDLDMPLIIKVASIPKERMQVYFIDNDEYFKRKATYTDEDGNFFEDNDERAIFFAKGVIETVKKLNWSPDIIHVHGWLASFLPLYLQKYYENEPLFENSKIVTSVYNQGFDGTLQDNVMDKIRFDGIAEEHIERLKEPNYVNMMKIAVDNSDAIIVGSEEIPEELTAYLNDVKKPVLKYHKIDEIESAYIDFYQSQVLG
- a CDS encoding alpha/beta hydrolase; this translates as MKQILTLVVTVLIVFTSFGQSKIIYEEFNSYKLDAPRRLKIQLPRDYETNTDKVYPIVVVLDANYLFEPVAGNVDYFGYWEDMPESIVVGVMQGESRYDDCSYDDTNFMPADQGADFFEFLGLELIPYIDENYRTAKFVIAVGHDFTANFINYYLFKDPPLFNGYINLSPDLAPMMDERLPQRIPSVESKIFYYLATGTDDIKDLMEISENLNKSLKPLESDTFKYYYDNFEGATHYSLVARAIPSAMEKIFSVYRPISKQEFTDVVMKLETPVHTYLMDKYKTIEDLFGLTNPIRINDFIATATAAEKKKQWESLREIASLAQRQYPDTVLGDYYMARFYEETGEPKKAMRTFQGAFDKEEVDFITVDLMLDKADKIKEDFGY
- the panD gene encoding aspartate 1-decarboxylase, with protein sequence MQIHVVKSKIHRVKVTGADLNYIGSITIDEDLMDAANIVEGEKIQIVNNNNGERLETYAIPGQRNSGEITLNGAAARKVAPGDVLILITYAIMSVEEAKKFKPALVFPNEENNLLV